The following are from one region of the Chloroflexota bacterium genome:
- a CDS encoding SDR family NAD(P)-dependent oxidoreductase, with amino-acid sequence MSEFLDRISKLSPKRLQLLALELQTKLETLERQRHEPVAVVGMACRFPGGANDPESFWQLLQNGVDAITEVPGDRWDVNAYYDSDPDALGKMSSRWGGFLADVDKFDPQFFGISPREAESMDPQQRLLLEVSWQALENAGLSADKLDGSSTGVFLGICNRDYAQLLLERGPQAIDAYLASGSAHSVAAGRLSYFLGVHGPNLAVDTACSSSLVALHLAAQSLRNGECRAALAGGVNLILAPDVTVALSKAHMMASDGRCKAFAASADGFVRGEGCGVVVLKRLSDALADGDTILAVMRGSAINQDGRSNGLTAPNGPSQEAVIRAALANAGVEPGEMSYVETHGTGTSLGDPIEMKALGAVLGRGRSAANPLLIGSVKTNVGHLEAAAGIVGFIKLVLALQHRELPPHLHLSQRNPHIAWSELPIAIPVERTPWAADRRIAGLSSFGFSGTNAHIIVEEAPQPEMAKADVERPLHLLALSAKSEGALKELVQDYAAHSLEPVADVCFTANAGRAHFSHRLALIADSGPQLREKLNDVTAGKSQHSVVKTTPEVAFLFTGQGSQYAGMARQLYETQPSFRKTLDKCDELLRPYLNPSLLSLLYSPTGSPSLLDQTAYTQPALFAVEYALAELWRSWGVEPTVVLGHSVGEYVAACVAGVFSLEDGLKLIAERGRLMGALPGGGEMVAVFADEARVTKAIATAPAPEAVSIAAINGPANVVISGAGEAVQAVVKTLEAGGVKSKRLAVSHAFHSPLMKPMLDEFMRVASGINYSQPRIALISNVTGRAVKGSEIANAAYWHRHVMAAVQFAAAIQSARELGPSVFLEIGPGTTLLGLGQACLPEGEAAWLPSLRKGRDDWAQVLESLGALYVRGVNVDWAEFDHDYPRRKIVLPTYPFRRERYWFAGGSRRAEPVSRAPAQAGFADWLYEIEWQEQPRTIGANFLPAPQEIASQAQSHVAGLRARHHIEAYDELWPRLDAMCAAYVIQGLSKLGWKWQVGQRLSAKILMQQLPIQSQHRRLVERMLGMLGEDGLLTLAGSEWQVRRLSETQDPDAIWQKLLADYPAHSAELMLTGQCAQQLAEVLRGDVDPLQLLFPGGSLTAAENLYQSSPSSQLYNTLLREAVSAALATLPAGRRIRILEIGGGTGGTTSHVLPRLPAGQTDYVFTDVSPLFTNKARQKFAAYPFVQYQVLDAGKNPEGQGFEAGQFDMILAANVLHATGDLRQTLRHVQNLLAPGGLLVLLEGVTPQRFGDLTVGLTGGWWSFTDSDLRPSYALISQAQWLKVLTEIGFEGVACAPQTKDNSDFLSQQAVILARKPLAQTQAATAEGKWLILADEAGLGEQVAGQLQTRGAQITLARPGPAYERMPDGSYTLNPARPEDFERLLTVSSYRGVLHLWALDATQSETASPAGLDKTQMQGTASLLHLTQALAKSNNNSTALWLMTRGAQPAGEPAPLAVAQSPVWGLGGVITLEHPELNCLRIDLDPFNPAAQIEALMDEILTRDSKEDQIALRGQKRYARKLVRGAVDSRTINASTTFRAEATYLITGGLSGLGLLAAEWMAGRGARRLVLMGRSQPTETARAALEKLTRAGAQVVIAQADVSKFEQVEQVLADIASSGFPLAGLIHSAGVLDDGVILQQNRDRFTRVMAAKVDGAWNLHVLTQALPLDFFVLFSSGVSLLGRMGQSNHAAANAFLDALAHHRRALGLPALSINWGGWDKVGSVVTHKVGERILMEGLGVIEPEQGLQALDYLMRQAQAQVAVMPVNWPVFLQSFANGVPPLFAKFADQAQTPARIEKRGTTKHSLTQQLAVAPPNQRRAVLMDHVRAQAVKVLRLDPSQIDPEQPLNQLGLDSLMAVELRNVLSQSVGRSLPATLLFDHPSVNALTSYLGRDLLAEQTEKPKAGLKAQAEPVRAGSEHDHLSEDELAALLAKKLKRIG; translated from the coding sequence ATGAGCGAGTTTCTGGATCGAATTTCAAAGCTGTCGCCGAAGCGCCTGCAACTGCTGGCGCTGGAGTTGCAAACCAAGCTGGAGACGCTGGAGCGCCAGCGCCACGAGCCGGTTGCCGTCGTCGGCATGGCCTGCCGGTTTCCGGGCGGGGCTAACGACCCCGAATCGTTCTGGCAGTTATTGCAAAACGGTGTGGACGCCATCACCGAAGTGCCGGGCGACCGTTGGGACGTGAACGCCTATTACGATTCTGATCCGGATGCGCTCGGCAAAATGTCCAGCCGCTGGGGCGGCTTCCTGGCAGACGTTGATAAGTTTGACCCGCAGTTTTTCGGCATCTCGCCGCGTGAGGCCGAGAGCATGGATCCGCAACAGCGGCTTCTGCTGGAAGTGAGCTGGCAGGCGCTGGAGAATGCCGGCCTGTCTGCCGATAAACTGGACGGCTCTTCGACCGGCGTCTTCCTGGGTATTTGCAATCGCGATTATGCCCAGTTGTTGCTGGAGCGCGGCCCGCAGGCGATTGACGCTTATCTGGCCTCAGGGAGCGCCCACAGTGTGGCCGCCGGGCGGCTGTCGTACTTCCTCGGCGTGCATGGCCCCAACCTGGCCGTAGACACAGCTTGCTCGTCATCGCTGGTGGCCCTGCACCTGGCCGCGCAAAGTTTGCGTAACGGCGAGTGCCGCGCCGCGCTGGCGGGCGGCGTCAACCTCATTCTTGCGCCGGATGTGACGGTGGCGCTTTCAAAGGCGCACATGATGGCAAGCGATGGCCGGTGCAAGGCCTTTGCCGCCAGCGCCGATGGTTTCGTGCGCGGCGAGGGGTGCGGCGTCGTCGTCCTCAAACGGCTCTCGGACGCCCTGGCTGACGGCGACACCATCCTGGCTGTGATGCGCGGCTCGGCAATTAATCAAGATGGCCGAAGCAACGGCCTGACCGCGCCCAACGGCCCGTCGCAGGAAGCGGTGATTCGGGCCGCGCTCGCCAATGCCGGCGTTGAACCCGGCGAGATGAGTTACGTTGAGACACACGGCACCGGCACTTCGCTGGGCGACCCGATTGAGATGAAGGCGCTGGGCGCAGTGTTGGGCAGGGGGCGGTCGGCGGCTAACCCGTTGCTGATCGGGTCGGTGAAAACGAACGTGGGCCATCTTGAAGCGGCGGCGGGCATCGTCGGTTTCATCAAGCTGGTGCTGGCCTTGCAACATCGGGAGCTCCCACCGCATCTCCACCTGAGCCAACGGAATCCGCACATCGCCTGGTCTGAGTTGCCGATCGCCATTCCCGTCGAACGGACGCCCTGGGCCGCCGACCGCCGCATTGCCGGACTAAGTTCGTTCGGCTTCAGCGGCACCAACGCGCACATCATCGTCGAAGAAGCGCCCCAGCCCGAAATGGCCAAGGCGGACGTGGAACGGCCATTGCATCTGTTGGCGCTTTCGGCCAAGAGCGAAGGCGCGTTGAAAGAACTGGTGCAGGACTATGCGGCTCATTCGCTTGAACCTGTGGCCGATGTCTGCTTCACAGCCAACGCGGGCCGCGCCCATTTCAGTCATCGCCTGGCCCTCATCGCCGACTCTGGCCCGCAACTGCGCGAGAAGTTGAATGACGTTACGGCTGGGAAGAGTCAACACAGCGTGGTGAAGACCACGCCCGAAGTTGCCTTCCTCTTCACCGGGCAAGGCTCGCAGTACGCCGGCATGGCTCGCCAGCTTTACGAGACTCAGCCTTCGTTTCGCAAGACGTTGGACAAGTGCGACGAATTGCTTCGGCCCTATCTCAACCCCTCTCTCCTCTCGCTTCTCTATTCTCCAACGGGGTCGCCGTCTCTGCTTGACCAAACCGCCTACACCCAACCGGCCCTCTTCGCCGTCGAATATGCGCTGGCCGAGTTGTGGCGGTCGTGGGGCGTGGAGCCGACGGTGGTGCTGGGCCACAGCGTGGGCGAGTACGTGGCCGCATGTGTGGCCGGGGTGTTCAGCCTGGAAGACGGCCTGAAGCTGATTGCCGAGCGCGGGCGACTGATGGGGGCCTTGCCCGGCGGCGGCGAAATGGTGGCCGTGTTCGCCGACGAGGCGCGGGTGACGAAGGCGATTGCAACCGCGCCTGCGCCCGAGGCGGTTTCCATCGCCGCCATCAACGGCCCGGCTAACGTCGTCATCTCGGGCGCGGGTGAGGCCGTTCAAGCCGTTGTCAAGACTCTCGAAGCGGGCGGCGTCAAATCCAAACGGCTCGCCGTCTCGCACGCCTTCCACTCGCCGCTCATGAAGCCAATGCTCGATGAGTTCATGCGAGTCGCCTCAGGCATTAATTACTCGCAACCGCGCATTGCCTTGATCTCAAATGTGACCGGGCGGGCCGTGAAGGGCAGTGAGATTGCCAACGCCGCTTACTGGCATCGTCACGTCATGGCCGCTGTTCAGTTCGCGGCGGCGATCCAGTCGGCGCGTGAACTGGGGCCGAGCGTATTCCTGGAGATCGGGCCGGGCACGACTTTGCTTGGGCTGGGGCAGGCATGTTTGCCTGAAGGCGAGGCCGCCTGGTTGCCCTCGCTCCGGAAAGGGCGCGACGATTGGGCGCAGGTGCTGGAGAGTTTGGGCGCGCTCTACGTTCGTGGCGTAAATGTGGATTGGGCTGAGTTCGACCATGACTATCCACGCCGGAAGATCGTTTTGCCCACTTATCCCTTCCGCCGAGAACGCTATTGGTTTGCAGGCGGCTCGCGCCGCGCCGAGCCTGTGAGCCGGGCGCCCGCTCAAGCCGGTTTTGCCGATTGGCTGTACGAGATCGAATGGCAGGAACAGCCGCGGACGATTGGGGCTAATTTTCTGCCCGCGCCGCAGGAGATTGCGTCTCAGGCGCAGTCGCATGTGGCCGGATTGAGAGCGCGCCATCACATTGAAGCCTATGACGAGTTATGGCCCCGGCTCGATGCCATGTGCGCCGCTTATGTGATTCAAGGTTTAAGCAAGCTGGGCTGGAAGTGGCAAGTTGGGCAACGCCTTTCGGCGAAGATATTAATGCAACAGTTGCCTATTCAAAGCCAGCACCGCCGCCTGGTTGAGCGCATGTTGGGCATGCTGGGCGAAGATGGCTTGCTCACCCTGGCCGGCTCCGAATGGCAAGTGCGCCGCCTGTCCGAAACTCAGGACCCGGATGCGATCTGGCAAAAGCTGTTGGCCGACTATCCCGCCCACAGCGCCGAACTAATGTTGACCGGGCAGTGCGCGCAACAACTGGCCGAAGTGCTGAGAGGCGACGTTGATCCGTTGCAGTTGTTGTTCCCCGGCGGCTCGCTCACGGCGGCTGAGAATTTGTATCAAAGCTCGCCGTCATCGCAACTGTACAACACGCTGCTGCGCGAAGCCGTGAGCGCCGCGCTGGCGACATTGCCCGCCGGCCGCCGTATCCGAATTTTGGAGATCGGCGGCGGCACAGGCGGCACGACCTCACACGTTCTGCCAAGATTGCCCGCCGGTCAAACCGACTACGTCTTCACCGACGTCTCGCCTTTGTTCACCAACAAGGCCCGGCAAAAATTTGCCGCTTATCCTTTTGTTCAATATCAGGTTTTGGATGCCGGCAAGAACCCGGAAGGGCAAGGCTTTGAAGCGGGCCAGTTCGATATGATTTTGGCCGCCAACGTTTTACATGCCACCGGCGATCTGCGGCAGACCCTGCGGCATGTTCAGAACTTGCTGGCGCCCGGCGGCCTGCTGGTATTGCTGGAAGGCGTCACCCCTCAACGTTTTGGCGACCTTACGGTTGGCCTGACCGGAGGCTGGTGGTCGTTTACCGACAGCGACCTGCGGCCTTCGTATGCGTTGATCTCGCAGGCGCAGTGGCTGAAGGTTCTGACGGAGATCGGCTTCGAGGGCGTTGCCTGTGCGCCGCAGACTAAAGACAACAGCGACTTCCTGTCGCAACAGGCGGTGATTTTGGCGCGCAAGCCGCTGGCGCAAACTCAGGCGGCGACGGCAGAAGGCAAATGGCTGATCCTTGCCGACGAGGCCGGCCTGGGCGAGCAAGTGGCCGGGCAGTTGCAAACTCGCGGCGCGCAGATCACGCTTGCCCGGCCCGGCCCGGCTTATGAGCGAATGCCCGACGGCAGTTACACATTGAACCCGGCTCGCCCTGAAGATTTTGAACGTTTGTTGACTGTGTCGTCGTATCGGGGCGTTCTTCACCTGTGGGCGCTTGATGCAACTCAATCAGAGACGGCTTCCCCGGCCGGCCTGGACAAGACTCAGATGCAAGGCACGGCCAGCCTTCTACATCTGACTCAGGCGTTGGCGAAGTCCAACAACAACTCGACGGCCCTGTGGCTGATGACGCGTGGCGCGCAACCGGCAGGCGAGCCGGCGCCGCTGGCTGTTGCGCAATCGCCAGTTTGGGGGTTGGGCGGGGTGATCACGTTGGAGCATCCTGAGTTGAATTGCCTGCGCATTGACCTTGACCCGTTCAACCCGGCGGCCCAGATTGAGGCGCTGATGGATGAAATCCTGACTCGCGATTCCAAAGAGGATCAAATTGCCCTGCGCGGGCAAAAGCGTTACGCCCGCAAACTGGTGCGCGGCGCGGTGGACAGTCGGACGATCAACGCTTCAACCACCTTCCGGGCCGAGGCCACTTACCTGATCACTGGCGGGCTGAGCGGCCTGGGCCTGCTGGCGGCGGAGTGGATGGCGGGGCGCGGGGCGCGGCGTCTGGTGTTGATGGGGCGCAGTCAGCCGACTGAAACGGCGCGGGCGGCGCTGGAGAAGCTGACTCGCGCCGGCGCGCAAGTTGTGATCGCGCAGGCTGACGTTTCCAAATTCGAGCAGGTGGAGCAGGTGTTGGCCGACATTGCCTCGTCGGGCTTTCCGCTGGCCGGTCTTATTCACTCGGCAGGTGTTCTGGATGATGGCGTGATCCTGCAACAAAACCGGGATCGCTTTACCCGGGTCATGGCGGCCAAAGTGGATGGCGCGTGGAATTTGCACGTGTTGACCCAGGCCCTGCCACTGGACTTCTTTGTGTTGTTCTCGTCGGGCGTTTCTCTGCTGGGCCGGATGGGGCAGAGCAACCATGCGGCGGCCAATGCCTTCTTGGATGCGCTGGCCCATCACCGCCGGGCGCTGGGTTTGCCCGCCTTGAGCATCAACTGGGGCGGGTGGGACAAAGTTGGCTCGGTAGTGACTCACAAGGTTGGCGAGCGAATCCTCATGGAAGGCCTGGGCGTCATTGAGCCGGAGCAGGGCCTGCAGGCGCTCGATTACTTGATGCGGCAGGCTCAGGCGCAAGTGGCAGTGATGCCAGTGAACTGGCCTGTGTTTTTGCAAAGCTTTGCCAACGGCGTGCCGCCGCTGTTCGCCAAATTTGCGGATCAGGCGCAGACCCCGGCCAGGATCGAGAAGAGGGGGACGACTAAACACAGTCTGACACAGCAGTTGGCGGTTGCTCCGCCGAATCAGCGCCGGGCGGTGCTCATGGATCATGTTCGCGCCCAGGCGGTTAAAGTCCTGCGGCTCGATCCGTCGCAGATCGATCCCGAACAGCCGCTCAATCAACTTGGCCTTGACTCATTGATGGCGGTTGAATTGCGGAACGTGCTGAGCCAGTCGGTGGGGCGGTCTCTGCCCGCCACCCTGCTCTTCGATCACCCGTCGGTCAACGCCCTCACCAGTTATCTGGGCCGCGACCTGCTGGCCGAGCAGACCGAGAAACCAAAGGCCGGGTTGAAGGCGCAGGCTGAGCCGGTCAGGGCCGGGTCGGAACACGATCATCTTTCAGAAGACGAATTGGCGGCTTTGCTGGCCAAGAAGTTAAAGCGGATTGGGTAA
- a CDS encoding type I polyketide synthase: MNNTSEQLDRRALLQNALVALEEMQAKLDASEQARREPIAIIGLSCRFPRGANSPEEFWQLLRDNVDAVTEVPPERWNADEYYDANPDAMGKMYTRHGAFLDAFPDKFDAAFFGISPREAITMDPQHRLLLEVSWEALENAGMSPNSLAGSQTGVFVGMCTNDYSQMQARLGGVEIMDTYSGSGAAHSIAAGRISYTLGLHGPCVTVDTACSSSLVSIHLAVQSLRLGESALALAGGVNLTLGPDGAIATSRGRMLSADGHCKTFDALANGYVRGEGCGVVVLKRLSDALAAGDTILALVRGSAINQDGRSNGLTAPHGPSQEAVIRAALADAKLEPGDVNYIEAHGTGTSLGDPIEVNAIGAVMADSHSFENPLMIGAVKSNIGHLEGAAGVAGLIKIVLAMQNGVIPSNLHFHNPNPLIPWDELPVKIPTQNLSWPAGDKKRVAGVSSFGFSGTNAHLIIEEAPMREKPPAPPVERPLHLLALSAKGEAATRDLARQFVETPNISLADLCYTANTGRSHFSSRVALTANTTEQLREKLAAVADGKMPVNTTVAKGQPRVAFLFTGQGSQYAGMARQLYETQPSFRKTLDKCDELLRPYLNPSLLSLLFSPTGSPSLLDQTAYTQPALFAVEYALAELWRSWGVEPTVVLGHSVGEYVAACVAGVFSLEDGLRLIAERGRLMGALPAGGEMVAVFADEARVTKAIATAPAPEAVSIAAINGLANVVISGAGQAIQTIVEKLKAEGVKSKRLVVSHAFHSPLMEPILDEFEQVAAGVSFATPQIGVMSNVTGQMATADDLTNADYWRRHVRGAVRFADSILALQQQGYDLFIEIGPKPTLMSMGQQCWPGGGQPATWLPSLREGRDDWQSLLDSLGALYMQGLNVDWAGFDADYAPARSKVTLPTYPFQRARYWFTLPESRRDDRARDRKVLHPLLHGRLRSPALKETVFESEFSADWPSFLKDHQIYETVIFPGTGYLEMALAAASQLGPGPLVLESVSILNPFMLPEGETRVAQVVLSPVEDGRASFKILSLEVEDSTDSWKLHATGEIRVGEAQTALKKIDLAEVGGEAVDAGDYYRSLSELGVEYGPTFQGVKKLWRGEAAAWGEIRLAPEAGEASS, from the coding sequence ATGAATAATACTTCGGAACAATTGGATCGCCGGGCGCTGTTGCAAAATGCGCTCGTGGCCCTGGAAGAGATGCAAGCCAAACTCGACGCCAGTGAGCAGGCCCGGCGCGAGCCGATTGCCATCATTGGCTTGAGTTGCCGCTTCCCACGCGGCGCGAACAGCCCGGAAGAGTTCTGGCAACTTTTGCGCGACAACGTGGATGCCGTGACCGAAGTTCCGCCCGAGCGCTGGAATGCGGACGAGTATTATGACGCCAACCCGGATGCGATGGGCAAGATGTACACCCGTCACGGCGCATTCCTCGACGCCTTCCCCGACAAGTTCGACGCCGCCTTCTTCGGCATCTCGCCGCGTGAAGCGATCACAATGGATCCTCAGCACCGCCTGCTGTTGGAGGTGAGTTGGGAGGCGTTGGAAAACGCCGGCATGTCGCCAAATAGCCTGGCCGGGAGCCAGACCGGCGTGTTCGTGGGCATGTGCACCAATGACTATTCTCAAATGCAGGCTCGGCTGGGCGGGGTCGAGATCATGGACACCTACTCGGGGTCAGGCGCGGCTCACAGCATTGCCGCCGGCCGCATTTCGTACACGCTTGGCCTGCACGGGCCGTGCGTGACGGTGGACACCGCTTGCTCCTCGTCGCTGGTGTCCATTCATTTAGCAGTCCAGAGCTTGCGGCTTGGTGAGAGCGCCCTGGCCCTGGCCGGCGGCGTGAATCTGACTCTGGGGCCGGATGGGGCCATTGCCACCTCGCGCGGGCGCATGTTGTCTGCCGACGGGCATTGCAAAACCTTTGACGCTTTGGCCAACGGCTACGTGCGCGGCGAAGGGTGCGGCGTCGTCGTCCTCAAACGGCTCTCGGACGCCCTGGCCGCCGGCGACACCATTCTGGCCCTTGTTCGTGGCTCGGCGATTAATCAGGATGGCCGGAGCAACGGCCTCACCGCGCCGCACGGCCCGTCGCAGGAGGCCGTCATTCGCGCCGCCCTGGCCGACGCCAAACTTGAGCCGGGCGACGTAAACTACATCGAAGCGCACGGCACAGGCACTTCACTTGGCGACCCTATCGAAGTCAACGCCATCGGCGCGGTAATGGCCGACTCTCATTCTTTTGAAAACCCGCTGATGATTGGGGCAGTGAAGAGCAACATCGGCCACCTTGAAGGCGCGGCGGGCGTGGCCGGGCTGATTAAGATCGTGCTCGCCATGCAAAACGGCGTCATCCCCTCCAACCTGCACTTCCACAATCCGAACCCGCTCATTCCGTGGGACGAATTGCCGGTCAAGATTCCGACTCAGAATCTTTCCTGGCCGGCCGGCGACAAGAAGCGAGTTGCCGGAGTCAGTTCATTTGGCTTCAGCGGCACCAACGCGCATTTGATTATTGAAGAAGCGCCAATGCGAGAGAAACCGCCCGCGCCGCCGGTGGAACGACCGCTTCACCTGCTGGCGCTCTCGGCCAAAGGGGAAGCCGCCACTCGCGACCTGGCCCGCCAGTTTGTCGAGACACCGAATATCTCGCTGGCCGATCTGTGTTACACCGCCAACACCGGGCGCTCACATTTCTCCAGCCGCGTCGCGCTCACGGCCAACACAACCGAGCAGTTGCGCGAGAAGCTGGCCGCCGTCGCCGACGGCAAAATGCCCGTCAACACCACAGTTGCCAAAGGCCAGCCCCGTGTGGCTTTCCTCTTCACCGGGCAAGGCTCGCAATACGCCGGCATGGCTCGCCAGCTTTACGAGACTCAGCCTTCGTTTCGCAAGACGTTGGACAAGTGCGACGAATTGCTTCGGCCCTATCTCAACCCATCTCTCCTCTCGCTTCTCTTTTCTCCAACGGGGTCGCCGTCTCTGCTCGACCAAACCGCCTACACCCAACCGGCCCTCTTCGCCGTCGAATATGCGTTGGCCGAGTTGTGGCGGTCGTGGGGCGTGGAGCCGACGGTGGTGCTGGGCCACAGCGTGGGCGAGTACGTGGCCGCGTGTGTGGCCGGGGTGTTCAGCCTGGAAGACGGCCTCCGGCTCATCGCCGAGCGCGGGCGGCTGATGGGGGCCTTGCCTGCCGGCGGTGAAATGGTGGCCGTGTTCGCCGACGAGGCGCGGGTGACGAAGGCGATTGCAACTGCGCCTGCGCCCGAGGCGGTTTCCATCGCCGCCATCAACGGCCTGGCCAACGTCGTCATCTCGGGCGCGGGCCAGGCGATTCAAACCATCGTTGAAAAGTTGAAGGCTGAAGGCGTCAAGTCCAAGCGGCTTGTGGTCTCACATGCCTTCCATTCGCCGCTCATGGAGCCGATACTGGACGAGTTTGAGCAGGTGGCGGCGGGCGTGAGCTTTGCAACGCCGCAAATTGGCGTGATGTCCAACGTCACCGGCCAAATGGCGACGGCGGACGATTTGACGAATGCCGATTACTGGCGGCGGCACGTGCGCGGCGCAGTGCGCTTCGCCGACTCAATTCTGGCTCTGCAACAGCAGGGTTACGACTTGTTTATTGAAATTGGCCCCAAGCCCACGTTGATGAGCATGGGCCAGCAGTGCTGGCCGGGCGGGGGTCAGCCGGCCACGTGGTTGCCCTCTTTGCGCGAAGGCCGCGACGACTGGCAATCGTTGCTCGACAGCCTGGGCGCGCTTTACATGCAAGGCCTGAACGTGGACTGGGCCGGTTTCGACGCCGACTACGCGCCAGCGCGTAGCAAAGTGACTCTGCCCACTTATCCGTTTCAACGCGCGCGCTACTGGTTCACTCTGCCTGAGTCGCGTCGTGACGACCGGGCCAGGGATCGCAAAGTGCTACACCCGCTTTTGCACGGGCGCCTGCGCTCGCCGGCTCTCAAAGAGACGGTGTTCGAGTCCGAGTTCAGCGCCGACTGGCCTTCGTTTCTCAAAGATCATCAGATTTATGAAACGGTGATCTTCCCCGGCACAGGCTATTTGGAAATGGCGCTGGCGGCGGCCTCCCAGCTTGGGCCGGGGCCGCTCGTGTTGGAATCGGTGTCCATCCTGAATCCGTTCATGTTGCCTGAAGGCGAAACGCGCGTGGCCCAGGTGGTGCTCTCGCCGGTTGAAGATGGCAGGGCGTCGTTCAAGATTCTCAGCCTGGAAGTTGAAGACAGCACCGACTCGTGGAAGCTTCACGCGACGGGCGAGATCCGCGTGGGCGAAGCGCAAACGGCGCTCAAGAAGATTGACCTGGCCGAAGTCGGCGGCGAGGCGGTTGACGCCGGCGACTATTACCGGAGCCTGAGCGAGTTGGGCGTGGAATATGGGCCGACGTTTCAGGGTGTGAAGAAGTTGTGGCGCGGTGAGGCCGCCGCCTGGGGCGAGATTCGACTCGCCCCGGAGGCCGGCGAGGCCTCGTCGTT